A part of Osmerus mordax isolate fOsmMor3 chromosome 10, fOsmMor3.pri, whole genome shotgun sequence genomic DNA contains:
- the arl4d gene encoding ADP-ribosylation factor-like protein 4D: MGNQLTEMAPNTSFLPGFQSLHVVVIGLDSAGKTSLLYRLKLKEFVKTIPTKGFNTEKIKVAVGGSRAISFQVWDVGGQEKLRPLWKSYTRRTDGMVFVVDSTEVERMEEAKVELHKITRTSENHGVPVLVLANKQDLDSALSVGEVEKVLSVHELNGSTLRHVQCCSAVDGQGLQTGLEKLYEMILKRKKMVKHSKSRKR; the protein is encoded by the coding sequence ATGGGGAACCAGCTGACCGAGATGGCTCCCAACACGTCCTTCCTGCCCGGCTTCCAGTCCCTGCATGTGGTGGTCATCGGCCTCGACTCGGCTGGCAAGACCTCCTTGCTCTACAGGCTGAAGCTGAAGGAGTTTGTCAAGACGATTCCAACCAAGGGCTTCAACACGGAGAAGATTAAAGTGGCGGTAGGCGGTTCCCGAGCCATCAGCTTTCAGGTGTGGGATGTAGGAGGTCAAGAGAAGCTGCGGCCCTTGTGGAAGTCCTACACCAGGCGGACGGACGGCATGGTGTTTGTGGTGGACTCCACCGAGGTGGAGCGCATGGAGGAGGCAAAGGTGGAGCTCCACAAGATCACTCGCACCTCAGAGAACCATGGCGTGCCCGTGTTGGTGCTGGCCAACAAGCAGGACCTGGACTCGGCCCTCTCCGTGGGTGAGGTGGAGAAGGTTCTGTCTGTCCACGAACTGAACGGCTCCACTCTGCGCCATGTTCAGTGCTGCAGCGCTGTGGACGGACAGGGCCTTCAGACAGGTCTGGAGAAACTCTACGAGATGATCCTGAAAAGGAAGAAGATGGTGAAGCACAGTAAAAGCCGGAAAAGATGA
- the g6pc1a.1 gene encoding glucose-6-phosphatase a, catalytic subunit, tandem duplicate 1, which translates to MDLFHSWGVELVVHLQTQYGQYESCFSLASTVADLHTTFFCFFPVWFHLRRDVGVQLIWVAIIGDWLNLVLKWVLFGERPYWWVHETRFYNIGPAQAPALKQFPITCETGPGSPSGHAMGAAGVWYVMVTTLLSLAAERCPPLLYRFLQVALWSLLGLVVLLVCMSRVFIAAHFPHQVISGVIIGIIVAEIFSRVRWIYSASLKKYLYTTLFLLSFAVGFYVLLKALGVDLLWTLERAQKWCVRAEWVHLDTTPFASLLRNMGTLFGLGLGLHSPLYTESKRITSATFRTGCIVGSLLLLQCLDGLTTFSKNQILFYLLSFSKSAVAIFITTALLPGALHWAFLGRIEKNA; encoded by the exons ATGGATCTCTTCCACAGTTGGGGTGTAGAGCTGGTGGTTCACCTGCAGACTCAGTATGGCCAGTATGAGAGCTGCTTCAGCCTAGCTTCCACCGTGGCTGATCTCCACACCACTTTCTTCTGCTTCTTCCCTGTCTGGTTCCATCTGCGCAGGGATGTAGGAGTCCAGCTAATTTGGGTGGCCATCATTGGAGACTGGCTTAACCTTGTCCTCAAGTG GGTGCTTTTTGGAGAGAGGCCCTATTGGTGGGTCCATGAGACCAGGTTTTACAATATAGGACCAGCCCAAGCCCCTGCCCTAAAGCAGTTTCCCATCACATGTGAAACTGGGCCAG GAAGCCCTTCTGGTCATGCAATGGGAGCAGCAGGCGTGTGGTATGTGATGGTAACCACCCTCCTGTCACTGGCAGCTGAGaggtgtcctcctctcctgtacaG GTTCCTCCAGGTGGCGCTGTGGTCACTGCTGGgcctggtggtgctgctggtcTGCATGTCCAGAGTCTTCATTGCTGCCCACTTCCCTCACCAGGTCATCAGTGGGGTCATCATTG GCATCATTGTTGCTGAGATCTTTTCAAGAGTGCGTTGGATCTACAGCGCCAGCCTGAAGAAGTACTTATACAccaccctcttcctgctctccttcGCTGTGGGCTTCTACGTGCTGCTGAAGGCTCTGGGTGTGGATCTGCTGTGGACCCTGGAGAGAGCCCAGAAGTGGTGCGTGAGGGCCGAGTGGGTCCACCTGGACACCACCCCCTTCGCCAGCCTGCTCCGCAACATGGGCACCCTGTTTGGCCTGGGACTGGGTCTGCACTCACCCCTCTACACCGAGAGCAAGAGGATCACCAGTGCCACCTTCAGGACGGGATGTATTGTTGGTTCCTTGCTGCTCCTCCAGTGTCTGGATGGGTTGACCACCTTCTCCAAAAACCAAATACTGTTTTACCTGCTGTCGTTCAGCAAGAGCGCCGTTGCTATTTTCATCACCACTGCTCTTTTACCTGGAGCTCTCCACTGGGCTTTCCTTGGAAGAATTGAAAAGAACGCATGA
- the tmem106a gene encoding transmembrane protein 106A isoform X1, with protein MPEERASSSRNTGNMEDKDVEKKIMGHQTPYGAINGDITGDTCPTCRGIGRIPRGHQDQLVAVISCSDQRLKPRHTKLYVFISVTLSLFFCCLILFFLFPRSIIILPVSVKSVMVYFMPDSVEMQITNVLNISNNNFLEVKILDFDVQVLINRMIQGRIKISNMTSLKPSSQRVYTITIPVKIDDAGMNNYCQSSSFKIHTLFLHLQMTMNVSYLAHSEQLSRDTFEYVDCGANTTTPHPIMS; from the exons ATGCCAGAAGAAAGAGCAAG CTCATCCAGGAACACAGGGAATATGGAGGACAAAGATGTGGAGAAGAAAATCATGGGACACCAGACTCCGTATGGAGCCATCAATGGTGACATTACGGGGGATACCTGCCCAACTTGTCGTGGTATTGGACGCATTCCAAGAG GACATCAGGACCAATTGGTCGCCGTCATCTCATGCAGTGACCAAAGACTGAAACCAAGACACAC GAAACTCTACGTGTTCATCTCAGTGACCTTGAGTCTCTTCTTCTGCTGTTtgatcctcttcttcctcttccctcgaAGTATAATcattctgcctgtgtctgtgaaaTCAGTGATGGTCTACTTCATGCCAGACTCAGTGGAAATGCAGATCACT AATGTCCTCAACATCAGCAACAATAATTTTCTTGAAGTTAAAATCCTTGACTTTGACGTTCAAGTGCTGATTAATAGAATGATTCAGGGAAGGATCAAGATATCTAACATGACCTCGCTTAAACCATCTTCACAAAGAGTG TATACAATTACCATACCTGTTAAGATTGATGATGCAGGCATGAA TAATTACTGCCAGTCCAGCTCCTTCAAGATCCACACATTGTTTTTGCATTTGCA AATGACCATGAATGTTTCTTACCTGGCCCACTCAGAGCAGTTGTCAAGGGATACGTTTGAGTATGTAGACTGTGGAgccaacaccaccacaccacatcCCATAATGAGCTGA
- the nbr1a gene encoding NBR1 autophagy cargo receptor a isoform X2 has translation MGLPVTIKVNFRGNVKRFVAPDLDKSEWESVEAWIKASYGISHFQVKYFDEDNEEISINSQEEYEEAVKSAEKQGNQLHMNIYKMKGQACGGPPKTEVKELKGDLRPAPPYPSRVKTVDKGTQVTPEKDAVAVKDSKVTKPEDEPPPVWFRSYMEKFKDEVVKEVVERMCNDFSGQCCTHKVPDGPSEDLGAVGGDVAQGLKVGSSTNSACGYTPACSSCKKLTSEGAYKCSVCPSCILCELCRHSHDPSHNLVRTKTPLSIPEHGMSGEFRFPRRGDRTVRKAERQRLKAERRQLKAEVKEIKKKLRLEKRGLQWSGPTTSTSRTSMAASTQAPALDPDPAPEPAPGPAPDPQPSSPEGPEVSHSTLVPTMAALFLDENLPDGTRLEPGTKFIKYWKMRNSGTISWTSETKLKFMWGNLGLASEEKREVAVPLLQPGQMGVVSVTFLAPVMEGTYTSHWRLVHCGGQFGPRVWCSIVVDPSTCCNSYGPQSKRLKEDLRPVETERPPLSSRDSGTGRFRNVQRDYYFPSVDLLTAQDLLSFELLDINIVQELEKVPTNTPVDLTPCMSPLPHDGPALERPDPALMPAESEVQHLLGAKPRPQREQSDHGNHEEVDEDISGAQFLCETIIRSLTLEEAPDHKPLRRVKPSLRMPKALTAITHGTGFMRKVVERMEIEAEVDGEMTGQKPTLRLPQITLLQETVPEAHLIPEIDARKDLSALRSKEEKVSGKEERKEEKEAREGKREEEEEEDWDEVSSQVSSASSSDSYIIVLPDCFDTSRPLGESMYSSALSLSGLAAATTEGEEPEPEELDRATPEGEGQEGSEVAATAPAVDDSVNQMLCASQTLDAVPLTPEVAPPPVSLLPPAVLYSPRSEELYVAGPSPPVSGPIEPCQPAVHLHVSGPTRPAGSISAFQTYNPRACNSLQPRGQGGITEGLVKGALSVAASAYKALFTGPSCSTQRGIDPASQSPSMMAVLLEMGFRDQRLNQRLLRKHRYNLLHTVNALVQLAEAEENQGGGATQY, from the exons ATGGGGCTCCCCGTTACTATTAAAGTAAATTTCAGGGGAAATGTAAAAAGATTTGTGGCACCTGATCTGGACAAATCGGAGTGGGAGTCGGTGGAAGCCTGG ATTAAAGCGTCATATGGCATCAGCCACTTTCAAGTGAAATACTTTGATGAAGACAATGAGGAG ATTTCCATTAACAGTCAAG AGGAATATGAAGAGGCTGTCAAG AGTGCTGAGAAGCAGGGGAACCAGTTGCACATGAACATTTACAAGATGAAGGGCCAGGCTTGCGGTGGGCCTCCGAAGACTGAGGTGAAGGAGCTCAAGGGGGATCTCCGGCCGGCGCCACCGTACCCCTCCAGAGTCAAGACAGTGGACAAGGGAACACAGGTCACCCCTGAGAAAGATGCG GTTGCTGTAAAGGACAGCAAGGTCACCAAACCAGAGGACGAACCTCCACCAGTGTGGTTCAGATCCTACATGGAGAAG TTCAAGGACGAGGTGGTGAaagaggtggtggagaggatGTGTAATGACTTCTCGGGCCAGTGCTGCACCCACAAAGTCCCTGATGGGCCTTCAGAAGATCTTGGGGCGGTGGGAGGCGATGTTGCCCAGGGGTTAAAAGTTGGCTCCTCCACTAACTCGGCCTGTGGCTACACGCCTGCCTGCAGCAGCTGCAAGAAGCTAACCTCAGAGGGAGCGTACAAGTGCAG TGTTTGTCCATCCTGCATTCTATGTGAGTTGTGTAGACATAGCCATGACCCCAGCCACAACCTGGTGAGAACTAAGACCCCGCTTTCCATTCCTGAGCATGGGATGTCAGGAGAATTTAG GTTCCCTAGGCGAGGAGACAGGACTGTGCGCAAGGCAGAACGACAGCGACTCAAAGCTGAGAGGAGGCAGCTCAAGGCGGAAGTGAAGGAGATCAAGAAGAAACTGAGGCTGGAGAAGAGGGGCCTGCAGTGGAGCggccccaccacctccacaagCAGGACCAGCATGGCAGCCTCCACCCAGGCTCCAGCCCTTGACCCTGACCCTGCCCCAGAGCCAGCTCCAGGCCCTGCAccagacccccagccctccagtccaga GGGTCCCGAGGTCTCCCACTCCACCTTGGTGCCCACAATGGCTGCCTTGTTTCTGGATGAAAATCTGCCGGACGGGACCCGTCTTGAGCCTGGCACCAAGTTCATCAAGTACTGGAAGATGAGGAACTCTGGCACCATCAGCTGGACCTCAGAGACCAAG ctgaAGTTCATGTGGGGTAACCTGGGCCTGGCATCAGAAGAGAAGCGTGAGGTGGCAGTGCCCCTGCTGCAGCCTGGTCAGATGGGCGTGGTCAGCGTGACCTTTCTCGCCCCGGTTATGGAAGGCACCTACACCTCCCACTGGCGTCTAGTGCACTGTGGGGGGCAGTTCGGCCCCCGGGTGTGGTGCAGTATCGTGGTGGACCCCAGCACCTGCTGCAACAGCTATGGTCCTCAGAGCAAAAGGCTG AAGGAGGACCTGAGAcctgtggagacagagaggccccCCCTCAGCTCCAGAGACAGTGGTACAGGCCGGTTTAGAAACGTCCAGAGAGATTACTACTTTCCTTCTGTGGACCTGCTCACTGCACAG gaTCTGCTGTCCTTTGAGTTACTGGATATAAATATTGTGCAAGAATTGGAGAAAGTTCCAACCAACACTCCAGTCG ATTTGACCCCCTGCATGTCCCCTCTACCTCACGATGGCCCTGCGCTGGAGAGACCAGACCCTGCACTGATGCCAGCTGAGTCTGAGGTCCAGCACTTACTTG GAGCAAAACCAAGGccccagagagagcagagtgacCATGGTAACCACGAGGAAGTCGACGAGGATATCAGCGGAGCCCAGTTCCTCTGCGAGACCATCATCCGTTCTCTGACCCTGGAGGAGGCTCCGGACCACAAGCCCCTGCGGAGGGTCAAGCCCAGCCTCCGCATGCCTAAAG ctctcacagCTATAACACATGGGACAGGCTTCATGAGGAAAgtggtggagaggatggagatcgAGGCGGAGGTGGATGGGGAGATGACAGGCCAGAAGCCAACTCTGAGGCTTCCTCAGATCACACTGCTGCAGGAGACTGTCCCAG AGGCACATTTAATCCCAGAGATTGACGCACGCAAAGACCTCAGTGCACTGAGGTCGAAGGAGGAGAAGGTTTCGGGGAAAGAAGAGCgaaaagaagagaaggaggcgagagaaggaaagagagaggaggaggaggaggaggactgggacGAGGTGAGCAGCCAGGTCTCGTCTGCATCCTCAAGCGACAGCTACATCATCGTCCTGCCCGACTGCTTCGACACCAGCAGGCCATTGGGCGAGTCAATGTACAGCTCCGCCCTCTCCCTGTCCGGATTGGCCGCGGCCACCACGGAAGGGGAGGAGCCTGAGCCGGAGGAGCTGGATAGGGCCAcgccggagggggaggggcaggaggggtcagaggttgcGGCGACGGCACCGGCTGTGGACGACAGCGTCAACCAGATGCTGTGTGCCTCCCAGACCCTGGATGCTGTTCCCCTCACCCCTGAGGTGGCGCCTCCGCCTGTCTctctactgccccctgctgtcctctACTCACCCAG GTCGGAGGAGTTGTACGTAGCAGGGCCCAGTCCACCAGTATCTGGGCCTATTGAGCCATGCCAACCAGCCGTACACTTGCATG TATCAGGTCCAACCAGACCAGCAGGCTCAATCAGTGCATTTCAAACATACAACCCCAGGGCCTGCAACTCCCTGCAACCTAG GGGCCAAGGGGGAATCACGGAAGGACTGGTCAAGGGGGCCCTCTCTGTCGCTGCGTCTGCATACAAAGCTCTCTTCACTGGGCCGAGCTGCTCCACCCAG CGTGGCATCGACCCCGCCAGTCAGAGCCCCTCCATGATGGCTGTGCTGCTGGAGATGGGCTTCAGAGACCAGAGGCTTAACCAGCGTCTCCTGAGGAAGCACCGCTACAACCTGCTGCACACCGTCAACGCGCTGGTCCAGCTGGCCGAGGCCGAGGAGaaccaggggggaggagccacgCAGTACTGA
- the tmem106a gene encoding transmembrane protein 106A isoform X2, whose protein sequence is MPEERARNTGNMEDKDVEKKIMGHQTPYGAINGDITGDTCPTCRGIGRIPRGHQDQLVAVISCSDQRLKPRHTKLYVFISVTLSLFFCCLILFFLFPRSIIILPVSVKSVMVYFMPDSVEMQITNVLNISNNNFLEVKILDFDVQVLINRMIQGRIKISNMTSLKPSSQRVYTITIPVKIDDAGMNNYCQSSSFKIHTLFLHLQMTMNVSYLAHSEQLSRDTFEYVDCGANTTTPHPIMS, encoded by the exons ATGCCAGAAGAAAGAGCAAG GAACACAGGGAATATGGAGGACAAAGATGTGGAGAAGAAAATCATGGGACACCAGACTCCGTATGGAGCCATCAATGGTGACATTACGGGGGATACCTGCCCAACTTGTCGTGGTATTGGACGCATTCCAAGAG GACATCAGGACCAATTGGTCGCCGTCATCTCATGCAGTGACCAAAGACTGAAACCAAGACACAC GAAACTCTACGTGTTCATCTCAGTGACCTTGAGTCTCTTCTTCTGCTGTTtgatcctcttcttcctcttccctcgaAGTATAATcattctgcctgtgtctgtgaaaTCAGTGATGGTCTACTTCATGCCAGACTCAGTGGAAATGCAGATCACT AATGTCCTCAACATCAGCAACAATAATTTTCTTGAAGTTAAAATCCTTGACTTTGACGTTCAAGTGCTGATTAATAGAATGATTCAGGGAAGGATCAAGATATCTAACATGACCTCGCTTAAACCATCTTCACAAAGAGTG TATACAATTACCATACCTGTTAAGATTGATGATGCAGGCATGAA TAATTACTGCCAGTCCAGCTCCTTCAAGATCCACACATTGTTTTTGCATTTGCA AATGACCATGAATGTTTCTTACCTGGCCCACTCAGAGCAGTTGTCAAGGGATACGTTTGAGTATGTAGACTGTGGAgccaacaccaccacaccacatcCCATAATGAGCTGA
- the psme3 gene encoding proteasome activator complex subunit 3 has translation MSSLLKVDNEIKTKVDAFRERITGEAENLVANFFPKKLLELDHFLKDPILNICELKEIHSEINLTVPDPILLSDLHDGLEAQNAKKRKMGDGPGDMVAGTKVFVMPGGMMKSNGKLVDLIEKVKPEIRTLIEKCNTVKMWVQLLIPRIEDGNNFGVSIQEETVAELRTVEGEAASYLDQISRYYITRAKLVSKIAKYPHVEDYRRTVTEIDEKEYISLKIIVSELRNQYVTLHDMILKNIEKIKRPRSSNTDALY, from the exons ATGTCTTCTCTTCTTAAGGTGGACAATGAAATCAAAACCAAG GTTGACGCTTTTAGGGAGCGAATCACTGGAGAA GCAGAGAACCTAGTTGCAAATTTCTTCCCCAAAAAATTACTGGAACTCGACCATTTCCTTAAG GATCCCATCTTAAACATCTGTGAGCTGAAGGAGATCCACTCTGAGATTAACCTCACAGTGCCAGACCCTATTCTACTGTCAGACCTTCACGACGGGCTTGAAGCG CAAAATGCCAAGAAAAGAAAGATGGGTGATGGACCTGGAGATATGG TGGCTGGTACTAAGGTGTTTGTCATGCCTGGTGGCATGATGAAGAGTAACGGAAAGCTTGTGGACCTGATTGAGAAGGTGAAACCAGAGATCAGGACCCTCATAGAGAAGTGTAATACA GTCAAAATGTGGGTTCAGTTGCTTATCCCAAGAATAGAAGATGGTAACAACTTCGGAGTATCAATTCAG GAGGAGACGGTAGCTGAGCTGAGGActgtggagggagaggcagcGTCTTACCTCGACCAGATATCGAG ATACTATATTACAAGGGCAAAGCTAGTGTCCAAAATAGCCAAATATCCACACGTG GAGGATTATCGGCGCACAGTAACAGAGATAGACGAGAAGGAGTACATCAGCCTCAAGATCATAGTTTCAGAGCTCAGAAATCAATAT GTAACGTTACATGACATGATTCTGAAGAACATTGAGAAGATCAAGAGGCCAAGGAGCAGTAACACAGATGCATTATATTAA
- the nbr1a gene encoding NBR1 autophagy cargo receptor a isoform X1, producing the protein MGLPVTIKVNFRGNVKRFVAPDLDKSEWESVEAWIKASYGISHFQVKYFDEDNEEISINSQEEYEEAVKSAEKQGNQLHMNIYKMKGQACGGPPKTEVKELKGDLRPAPPYPSRVKTVDKGTQVTPEKDAVAVKDSKVTKPEDEPPPVWFRSYMEKFKDEVVKEVVERMCNDFSGQCCTHKVPDGPSEDLGAVGGDVAQGLKVGSSTNSACGYTPACSSCKKLTSEGAYKCSVCPSCILCELCRHSHDPSHNLVRTKTPLSIPEHGMSGEFRFPRRGDRTVRKAERQRLKAERRQLKAEVKEIKKKLRLEKRGLQWSGPTTSTSRTSMAASTQAPALDPDPAPEPAPGPAPDPQPSSPEGPEVSHSTLVPTMAALFLDENLPDGTRLEPGTKFIKYWKMRNSGTISWTSETKLKFMWGNLGLASEEKREVAVPLLQPGQMGVVSVTFLAPVMEGTYTSHWRLVHCGGQFGPRVWCSIVVDPSTCCNSYGPQSKRLKEDLRPVETERPPLSSRDSGTGRFRNVQRDYYFPSVDLLTAQDLLSFELLDINIVQELEKVPTNTPVDLTPCMSPLPHDGPALERPDPALMPAESEVQHLLVLLSVLCSGAKPRPQREQSDHGNHEEVDEDISGAQFLCETIIRSLTLEEAPDHKPLRRVKPSLRMPKALTAITHGTGFMRKVVERMEIEAEVDGEMTGQKPTLRLPQITLLQETVPEAHLIPEIDARKDLSALRSKEEKVSGKEERKEEKEAREGKREEEEEEDWDEVSSQVSSASSSDSYIIVLPDCFDTSRPLGESMYSSALSLSGLAAATTEGEEPEPEELDRATPEGEGQEGSEVAATAPAVDDSVNQMLCASQTLDAVPLTPEVAPPPVSLLPPAVLYSPRSEELYVAGPSPPVSGPIEPCQPAVHLHVSGPTRPAGSISAFQTYNPRACNSLQPRGQGGITEGLVKGALSVAASAYKALFTGPSCSTQRGIDPASQSPSMMAVLLEMGFRDQRLNQRLLRKHRYNLLHTVNALVQLAEAEENQGGGATQY; encoded by the exons ATGGGGCTCCCCGTTACTATTAAAGTAAATTTCAGGGGAAATGTAAAAAGATTTGTGGCACCTGATCTGGACAAATCGGAGTGGGAGTCGGTGGAAGCCTGG ATTAAAGCGTCATATGGCATCAGCCACTTTCAAGTGAAATACTTTGATGAAGACAATGAGGAG ATTTCCATTAACAGTCAAG AGGAATATGAAGAGGCTGTCAAG AGTGCTGAGAAGCAGGGGAACCAGTTGCACATGAACATTTACAAGATGAAGGGCCAGGCTTGCGGTGGGCCTCCGAAGACTGAGGTGAAGGAGCTCAAGGGGGATCTCCGGCCGGCGCCACCGTACCCCTCCAGAGTCAAGACAGTGGACAAGGGAACACAGGTCACCCCTGAGAAAGATGCG GTTGCTGTAAAGGACAGCAAGGTCACCAAACCAGAGGACGAACCTCCACCAGTGTGGTTCAGATCCTACATGGAGAAG TTCAAGGACGAGGTGGTGAaagaggtggtggagaggatGTGTAATGACTTCTCGGGCCAGTGCTGCACCCACAAAGTCCCTGATGGGCCTTCAGAAGATCTTGGGGCGGTGGGAGGCGATGTTGCCCAGGGGTTAAAAGTTGGCTCCTCCACTAACTCGGCCTGTGGCTACACGCCTGCCTGCAGCAGCTGCAAGAAGCTAACCTCAGAGGGAGCGTACAAGTGCAG TGTTTGTCCATCCTGCATTCTATGTGAGTTGTGTAGACATAGCCATGACCCCAGCCACAACCTGGTGAGAACTAAGACCCCGCTTTCCATTCCTGAGCATGGGATGTCAGGAGAATTTAG GTTCCCTAGGCGAGGAGACAGGACTGTGCGCAAGGCAGAACGACAGCGACTCAAAGCTGAGAGGAGGCAGCTCAAGGCGGAAGTGAAGGAGATCAAGAAGAAACTGAGGCTGGAGAAGAGGGGCCTGCAGTGGAGCggccccaccacctccacaagCAGGACCAGCATGGCAGCCTCCACCCAGGCTCCAGCCCTTGACCCTGACCCTGCCCCAGAGCCAGCTCCAGGCCCTGCAccagacccccagccctccagtccaga GGGTCCCGAGGTCTCCCACTCCACCTTGGTGCCCACAATGGCTGCCTTGTTTCTGGATGAAAATCTGCCGGACGGGACCCGTCTTGAGCCTGGCACCAAGTTCATCAAGTACTGGAAGATGAGGAACTCTGGCACCATCAGCTGGACCTCAGAGACCAAG ctgaAGTTCATGTGGGGTAACCTGGGCCTGGCATCAGAAGAGAAGCGTGAGGTGGCAGTGCCCCTGCTGCAGCCTGGTCAGATGGGCGTGGTCAGCGTGACCTTTCTCGCCCCGGTTATGGAAGGCACCTACACCTCCCACTGGCGTCTAGTGCACTGTGGGGGGCAGTTCGGCCCCCGGGTGTGGTGCAGTATCGTGGTGGACCCCAGCACCTGCTGCAACAGCTATGGTCCTCAGAGCAAAAGGCTG AAGGAGGACCTGAGAcctgtggagacagagaggccccCCCTCAGCTCCAGAGACAGTGGTACAGGCCGGTTTAGAAACGTCCAGAGAGATTACTACTTTCCTTCTGTGGACCTGCTCACTGCACAG gaTCTGCTGTCCTTTGAGTTACTGGATATAAATATTGTGCAAGAATTGGAGAAAGTTCCAACCAACACTCCAGTCG ATTTGACCCCCTGCATGTCCCCTCTACCTCACGATGGCCCTGCGCTGGAGAGACCAGACCCTGCACTGATGCCAGCTGAGTCTGAGGTCCAGCACTTACTTG TCctcctgtctgtgctgtgttcAGGAGCAAAACCAAGGccccagagagagcagagtgacCATGGTAACCACGAGGAAGTCGACGAGGATATCAGCGGAGCCCAGTTCCTCTGCGAGACCATCATCCGTTCTCTGACCCTGGAGGAGGCTCCGGACCACAAGCCCCTGCGGAGGGTCAAGCCCAGCCTCCGCATGCCTAAAG ctctcacagCTATAACACATGGGACAGGCTTCATGAGGAAAgtggtggagaggatggagatcgAGGCGGAGGTGGATGGGGAGATGACAGGCCAGAAGCCAACTCTGAGGCTTCCTCAGATCACACTGCTGCAGGAGACTGTCCCAG AGGCACATTTAATCCCAGAGATTGACGCACGCAAAGACCTCAGTGCACTGAGGTCGAAGGAGGAGAAGGTTTCGGGGAAAGAAGAGCgaaaagaagagaaggaggcgagagaaggaaagagagaggaggaggaggaggaggactgggacGAGGTGAGCAGCCAGGTCTCGTCTGCATCCTCAAGCGACAGCTACATCATCGTCCTGCCCGACTGCTTCGACACCAGCAGGCCATTGGGCGAGTCAATGTACAGCTCCGCCCTCTCCCTGTCCGGATTGGCCGCGGCCACCACGGAAGGGGAGGAGCCTGAGCCGGAGGAGCTGGATAGGGCCAcgccggagggggaggggcaggaggggtcagaggttgcGGCGACGGCACCGGCTGTGGACGACAGCGTCAACCAGATGCTGTGTGCCTCCCAGACCCTGGATGCTGTTCCCCTCACCCCTGAGGTGGCGCCTCCGCCTGTCTctctactgccccctgctgtcctctACTCACCCAG GTCGGAGGAGTTGTACGTAGCAGGGCCCAGTCCACCAGTATCTGGGCCTATTGAGCCATGCCAACCAGCCGTACACTTGCATG TATCAGGTCCAACCAGACCAGCAGGCTCAATCAGTGCATTTCAAACATACAACCCCAGGGCCTGCAACTCCCTGCAACCTAG GGGCCAAGGGGGAATCACGGAAGGACTGGTCAAGGGGGCCCTCTCTGTCGCTGCGTCTGCATACAAAGCTCTCTTCACTGGGCCGAGCTGCTCCACCCAG CGTGGCATCGACCCCGCCAGTCAGAGCCCCTCCATGATGGCTGTGCTGCTGGAGATGGGCTTCAGAGACCAGAGGCTTAACCAGCGTCTCCTGAGGAAGCACCGCTACAACCTGCTGCACACCGTCAACGCGCTGGTCCAGCTGGCCGAGGCCGAGGAGaaccaggggggaggagccacgCAGTACTGA